In Spiroplasma chinense, the DNA window TTAATTTGTCTAACTTCGTCATTTACAACTGTTTTTATTTTTTTATATTCTAATCATTTATTTAAAGTAGTAAAACCTACTGCAAATAAAAATAAAACTCATATAGAAACTAAACCTGAATTTGCATCCATTGTGTTCATTTGAAATAATCAGTGAAATATATCAAAATAACTTCCACCCATAATTACAAGAATTGTTCCAATTCAAATTCATACATGTAATCAAGTTTTTTTCAAAATTACTGAGTGAATAAATTTCTTAGCATATAGTTCATTGAAATACCAAACCAATTCTCTAGAGTTATATTCCATAGCCCCTTTAAAAATAGTTCTTGCATAATCAACATCCCTATAAAGTCTTCTCTTGTCGACACCAGTAATTTTTGAAAGTTTAAGGTCATACTTTAACCTTTCAAACATTTTTTCTCCATCAACTCGAGTATGCAACCTTCTATTTAAAACTCTTCTTTGCAGGTTTGAAAAATATAGTGGTGAAAATACAATTAAAAATAATCCAAAAGCTGATAAAACATCGGTTACTATGGTTTTTTCACTAATTCACATATTTTTCACTCCTGACTAATCTTATTGATTATATAAAAATAAATGCCAAATTAACATATAAATGAAAGATTGAATAAAAAAATACCCACAAGTGGGTATAAATTAATTTGCATAGTACTCTGGATGATATAGAAGAAATTCTTCAGATAATGAAACGCATAAATCGCATAATTTTTTGTATGTTTCAAGTTTATTTCATTCATGAGGCATTGTTTTTGCACATTCCACAGATAATTTCATAAATAATTTCATAAACTCCTCGTTCACATCTTTACGATCTGAAATTACAGGTGAGTGATTTTTGAAAATTAATATTGCATTTGCCACATATGAACAAAACTTAAATGTAAGTTCTCCCAAAGCTTCTTCTCCCACTGCTTTTAAAGTAAATTGAAATAAAACTTCAATATTTTCTCTTAAATCAGTGACCTTAAATAATTGATTTTTTAAATATTCTAATTGATCAACAAAAGTGTAACTTTCTCTATTTTCAAATAATTCTAGATATTCTAAAGTTGGGTCTAAAGCAATATAGACGTCTTTAAACTTTGTCATATCCATAAAAGGTCCATCTTCACCAGCCAACATTTTATCTTTAGCTTCTGAAATGAGTGCGTGAGTTTTATCTCAAGCTTTTGCCATTCCTACAACTAAAGGGTCAATATCTTTTGATTTTTGATCATCTAAATAACTTTTATCTAATAATATTGGCAAAATTTCATCTTCTTGCATATCGCATCCTTCATTTCTTGTGAAAGAGAAGATAAATTTTGCACCAATTTCATTTCAAAAATTTAATTCATTGTATACCATAATGCTTTTCTCCTATTTAATAGATTTTATACAATAAACTGGTCTATGTCAAAAAACCCGTTTGTTTTTTCTATATAAACACCTAAATGTTCTTTAAAAAATTTATTGTTATTTCAATCTTCAATAGGTTCTTCTTTAAGTTGATTTAGTGAGTTTCTATCAACACAAAAGATTTCTTCACCATTTTCTTGAATCGAAAGATTTAATGGTGAGAATCCAATATATATTAATACACTTTGAATCAACAGCATAGAAAATACATTTGCATTTTCCCCTACTCAATTTTGTGTAAGAAATCATAATCTATATTGAAGTAAAAATTCCACAACAGATTCAACTGTTTTTCTTCCATATAAATTTTTTTTGATATATACAAGAGTTGAAACAAAATCTTTACTTTTTTCACTTTTAAGATCGAAAAGCTCAGTGTTTTCATTATTTGGAACCAAAATACCATAAACTTCTTTTAGTTCATTGAGTGGGAAATTACAAATTTCCCCAGTTTTTGCTTCTGCTTCTTTTAATTTAAAAGTTTTATTTTTTAACTCTATTCAAGCTCTTGCTATATTTACAACTTCAGGTTCAAAGATGTTGTAAATTTCATCATCTAAAAATTCATCATCAACAAAACAATCATAAATTTCTTCAAATGATAGATTAATTTTTTTAGAAAGTGCATAACTTTGTAAAAATTCACTTCCTACGATATTTCATATAAATTTGTTTTCGTATAGTTTTTTAGATTTAGAATTCATTTTTTATCCTAAATCAGTCTTTGTAAAACTTAAAGGTAGGAAATATTCTAAAGTATATTCCCCTGAAAACTCATTTATATTGAAAATTCAAATTTTTTGATCTGGATTTAACAGTTCAATAAGTGTCTGACGACATGTTCCACAAGGAGAGCCAACTCCTTCAGAATCTGTGTATAACGCTAAAAGCTCAACATCATCTTTGTTGTAACCTTGGGTTACCAATTGTGAAACCGCAGTTCTTTCACCACAAATTGTAGGGTTATATGCAGCGTTTTCTACATTAACACCCTCAATTTTTTTGCCATTTTTTAGATAAATAATACATGCCACTCTAAATTTTGAATAAGGAACATATGCGTTTGTTCTTAAAACTTTTAATTCCTCATAAACTTTATTTTTGTCCATAAAAAAACCTCCGTTTTTTAATTTATTGAACTAAGCTAATAATTGTGTTTATAAACTTTTCTAGATAAATTAAAAAACCAATACCTACTGCAATAACTGCATTCAAGATACTTGCTGCCGCACAAATATCTTTAATTTTTTTGGCCTGAATGTTATACTCGAAACTTAGTAAATCTACAAAGTTTTCTACTGAAGTATTTACGAATTCAAATCCAAGTAAAACCCCAATTGTAAGTAAAACAATTGACCATTCAACAGTTGAAAGTTTCAACCAAATACCTAAACCAACACACAAGAATATTGCAATTAGATACACCAATAAAGTAGATTCTTCTTTAAATGCTGTAATAATTCCCCTAGCTGCATTTCCAAACTTATTTTTAACTCTAGTTCCAACCCTAGACTTTTTTCCATTCTTGCCTGCCATACTCAAACCTCCTTATAAAATTATACTACTTTATACACTACATTAACTCTTTTTAAGATATTATTTGTTAAATCAAACATCTCTTTTTCTTCATTTTCTCCCAATTCATGGTCATATCCAAGGATATGTAAAAGACCGTGAACAAATAATCAACACATTTCTTCATAGATTTTGTGATTGTAAAGTTTTGCTTTATTCAAAGCTTCGTCATACGTAATAAAGATATCTCCAATTTCTTTAAAATCTAATTGTTCGTAAATTCCCATTGGATCGTCAATTGGAAATGAAATAACATCTCCAACATACTCTTTTCCTCTATATTCAGTATTTAACCTAATTGATTCTTCTGGTTTAATAAAAGTTACTGATAACATTAAACTTTTATCAATCTTTAATTCATTTTTAGTATGAGTTAAAAGTTCTTCAAAAACTTTTTCGTATTGTTCTAAATCTTTATTATCATCTTCATAAATAATTGTAATTTCATCCATAATTTTCACCTATTTTTATTTATTATAACAATTAATAAAGATTTGAAATCAAATACTTGAAAATAGTGACTTTTTTGCCAAACAATAGAATTTGATTATTGTTTGGTAAAATACTGTCGTATTTTATATTTTTTATTATTAACATACCCTCTTTGTATTCTAAATTTGAAGAAGATATAGTTTCATATCCAGAAACATATTCAATTTTTAAGTACTCTATTTCATTTATATTTATTTTATCTGGCATTATTACATAAGCTACTTTAACGGTTTTTTCTTCTTGTATTTCAACTTGAACAAATACACTACCATAATATATTTGAGTTTTTTCAAAAAATAAAAGTGATATTATGGTTATAAAAATTAAAATAACTGATATAAATAATAATTTATGATTAACATTTTTCATTTAATACCTCCAATTTGTCTTCAAAGAATTGCTGATAATGACTATTGTGATCTGACATTAAAATGATGC includes these proteins:
- the cdd gene encoding cytidine deaminase, encoding MDKNKVYEELKVLRTNAYVPYSKFRVACIIYLKNGKKIEGVNVENAAYNPTICGERTAVSQLVTQGYNKDDVELLALYTDSEGVGSPCGTCRQTLIELLNPDQKIWIFNINEFSGEYTLEYFLPLSFTKTDLG
- a CDS encoding diacylglycerol kinase family protein, with amino-acid sequence MAGKNGKKSRVGTRVKNKFGNAARGIITAFKEESTLLVYLIAIFLCVGLGIWLKLSTVEWSIVLLTIGVLLGFEFVNTSVENFVDLLSFEYNIQAKKIKDICAAASILNAVIAVGIGFLIYLEKFINTIISLVQ
- the ybeY gene encoding rRNA maturation RNase YbeY codes for the protein MDEITIIYEDDNKDLEQYEKVFEELLTHTKNELKIDKSLMLSVTFIKPEESIRLNTEYRGKEYVGDVISFPIDDPMGIYEQLDFKEIGDIFITYDEALNKAKLYNHKIYEEMCWLFVHGLLHILGYDHELGENEEKEMFDLTNNILKRVNVVYKVV